Proteins from one Pontibacter korlensis genomic window:
- the metH gene encoding methionine synthase — translation MTKHPIHSLLKERVLVLDGAMGTMIQRYQLSEADFRGERFKDHPSDLKGNNDLLSITRPDIIKAIHVEYLNAGADIVETNTFSGTSIAMADYHMEDLVYELNYESARLAREAADEVTAQNPDKPRFVAGAIGPTNRTASLSPDVNNPGYRAITFDQLVEAYYEQVRGLVDGGCDVLLIETVFDTLNCKAALFAAEQYVQDGGKELPIMVSGTITDASGRTLSGQTVEAFWNSISHAPIISIGFNCALGARQLKTHIQELSRIADVYISAYPNAGLPNAFGGYDETADEMGAIVEEYLQEGLINILGGCCGTTPDHIRRIAELSAKHKPRVVPELPAYSRFSGLEPLTITPETLFVNVGERTNVTGSKKFARLIVNGEFEEALSVAQQQVEGGAQIIDVNMDEGMLDSEEAMTNFLNLIASEPDIAKLPIMIDSSKWTVLEAGLKCVQGKSIVNSISLKEGEENFKQQARKVRQYGAAAVVMAFDEEGQADTLERRIEICGRAYRILTEEVGFPPQDIIFDPNILAIATGIEEHNNYAVEYLESVKWIKANLPHALVSGGVSNLSFSFRGNDLVREAMHTVFLYYAVQAGMDMGIVNAGMLGVYDEVPVELRDLIEDVIFNRHPDATEKLVTYADTIKGKGKGAAQADNSWRKVPVEERLKHALVKGIVEFIEEDTEEARQKATKTLEVIEGPLMAGMTVVGDLFGAGKMFLPQVVKSARVMKKSVAYLLPFMEQEKLASDTSKSTAGTILMATVKGDVHDIGKNIVGVVLACNNYEVIDLGVMVSLDKILSEAEAQKVDIIGLSGLITPSLDEMVYVAQEMERRGMKIPLLIGGATTSRVHTAVKIAPQYSGPVVHVHDASRSVTVVGSLLGSNKKEYVAEIRAEYQKLREDHLSRTKERSFATIEEARANKLKVDWEATQPTRPSFLGTKVFKNYPLSEIVPYIDWTPFFHTWELKRQYPKILDDAEYGAEARKLFADAQQLLQEIVDNQLLEARAVVGFYPANVEADDTIEVYADDSRENMLTEFHTLRQQGKKGGNVPNLAFSDFVAPKETGKQDYIGGFVVSTGFGIEKLVEKYEADHNDYLSIMVKALADRLAEAFAELLHAKVRKELWGYAPQENLDNEGLIKEQYQGIRPAPGYPGCPDHTEKITLFNLLKAEEQTGVILTENLAMYPTAAVSGLYFSHPESRYFGLGKIGEDQVADIAKRKNMPKEELERWLSPNLNYEPKPVAQQAV, via the coding sequence ATGACAAAACATCCCATTCATAGTTTGCTGAAGGAGCGTGTGCTCGTGCTGGACGGCGCGATGGGCACCATGATTCAGCGTTACCAGCTTTCAGAAGCAGATTTCCGTGGCGAACGCTTTAAAGATCATCCCAGTGACCTGAAGGGCAACAACGATCTGCTCTCCATCACCCGCCCGGACATTATCAAGGCCATACACGTGGAGTACCTGAACGCTGGTGCCGATATTGTGGAAACCAACACTTTCAGCGGCACCAGCATTGCCATGGCCGATTACCATATGGAGGACCTGGTGTATGAGTTGAACTATGAATCGGCCAGGCTGGCACGCGAGGCAGCAGACGAGGTAACAGCGCAGAACCCGGACAAGCCGCGTTTTGTAGCCGGCGCCATTGGCCCAACCAACCGTACAGCTTCCCTTTCCCCGGATGTAAATAACCCTGGCTACCGCGCCATCACTTTCGACCAACTGGTGGAAGCTTACTATGAGCAGGTGCGTGGCCTGGTGGATGGTGGCTGCGATGTGCTGCTGATAGAGACGGTGTTCGATACGCTCAACTGTAAGGCTGCCCTTTTTGCCGCAGAGCAATATGTGCAGGATGGCGGCAAAGAGCTGCCCATCATGGTGTCTGGTACTATTACCGATGCCAGCGGCCGTACCTTGTCTGGCCAGACGGTAGAGGCATTCTGGAATTCTATCTCGCATGCTCCTATCATCAGCATTGGTTTTAACTGTGCCCTGGGGGCGCGCCAGCTGAAAACACACATCCAGGAACTGTCGCGTATTGCGGATGTGTATATCAGTGCCTACCCGAATGCCGGTCTGCCAAATGCCTTTGGCGGTTACGATGAAACGGCAGATGAAATGGGTGCTATTGTAGAGGAGTACCTGCAGGAAGGCCTGATAAATATATTAGGTGGCTGCTGCGGTACCACACCGGATCATATCCGGCGCATTGCAGAACTTTCTGCCAAACATAAACCACGTGTCGTTCCTGAGCTTCCTGCTTACTCGCGCTTCAGCGGACTAGAACCGCTTACCATTACACCGGAAACCCTGTTTGTGAATGTGGGCGAGCGCACGAACGTAACCGGCTCCAAAAAATTTGCCCGCCTGATTGTAAACGGAGAGTTTGAAGAGGCTCTTTCGGTAGCGCAGCAGCAGGTAGAAGGCGGTGCCCAGATCATCGACGTGAACATGGACGAAGGTATGCTGGACTCTGAGGAGGCCATGACCAACTTCCTGAACCTGATTGCCTCCGAGCCGGACATAGCTAAGCTGCCGATCATGATCGACTCGTCTAAATGGACGGTCTTGGAAGCAGGCCTGAAGTGTGTGCAGGGTAAGTCCATCGTCAACTCCATCTCCTTAAAAGAAGGCGAGGAGAACTTTAAGCAGCAGGCCCGCAAAGTGCGCCAGTATGGCGCTGCTGCCGTTGTGATGGCATTCGATGAGGAAGGCCAGGCCGACACACTAGAGCGAAGAATTGAAATCTGCGGACGTGCTTACCGCATCCTGACAGAAGAAGTAGGTTTCCCGCCACAAGACATCATTTTCGACCCGAATATATTAGCCATTGCCACCGGTATAGAAGAGCATAACAATTATGCAGTAGAATACCTGGAGTCGGTAAAATGGATAAAAGCTAACCTGCCACACGCGCTAGTGAGTGGTGGGGTAAGTAACCTGTCGTTCTCATTCCGCGGTAATGACCTGGTGCGCGAGGCCATGCATACAGTCTTCCTGTACTATGCGGTGCAGGCCGGCATGGACATGGGTATTGTGAACGCCGGTATGCTGGGTGTTTATGACGAGGTACCTGTAGAGCTGCGCGACCTGATTGAGGACGTCATCTTCAACCGCCACCCGGATGCGACAGAGAAACTGGTAACCTATGCAGATACCATCAAGGGCAAAGGCAAGGGTGCTGCACAGGCGGACAACAGCTGGCGCAAAGTGCCTGTGGAAGAGCGCCTGAAGCATGCCCTGGTAAAAGGCATTGTAGAATTTATAGAAGAGGACACCGAGGAAGCACGACAGAAAGCCACTAAAACCTTAGAGGTGATTGAAGGTCCGCTGATGGCCGGTATGACCGTAGTAGGCGACTTGTTCGGTGCCGGTAAAATGTTCCTGCCACAGGTCGTGAAGAGTGCCCGTGTGATGAAGAAGTCCGTAGCGTACCTGCTGCCGTTCATGGAGCAGGAGAAACTGGCATCCGATACCTCCAAATCAACGGCAGGCACCATCCTGATGGCGACCGTGAAAGGCGACGTACACGACATCGGCAAAAACATTGTGGGCGTGGTACTGGCCTGTAACAACTATGAGGTGATTGACCTTGGCGTGATGGTGTCGCTGGATAAGATATTATCAGAGGCCGAAGCACAGAAGGTGGATATCATTGGCCTGAGCGGTCTGATTACGCCTTCACTGGATGAAATGGTGTATGTGGCGCAGGAGATGGAACGAAGAGGCATGAAGATTCCCCTGCTGATTGGCGGAGCCACTACCTCCCGCGTACACACAGCCGTTAAAATCGCGCCGCAATACAGCGGGCCGGTGGTGCACGTGCACGATGCCTCCCGTAGTGTAACCGTAGTAGGTAGCCTGCTGGGCAGCAATAAAAAGGAGTATGTGGCCGAAATCAGAGCAGAATACCAGAAGCTGCGCGAAGATCACCTGAGCCGCACCAAAGAGCGTTCTTTCGCCACCATTGAAGAAGCGCGCGCCAATAAGCTCAAGGTAGATTGGGAGGCCACACAGCCAACGAGGCCAAGCTTCCTGGGCACCAAAGTGTTTAAAAACTATCCGTTGTCAGAAATCGTGCCTTACATTGACTGGACTCCGTTCTTCCATACCTGGGAGCTGAAGCGCCAGTATCCGAAGATTCTGGATGATGCAGAATACGGAGCAGAGGCGCGCAAACTGTTTGCCGATGCGCAGCAACTGCTGCAGGAGATAGTGGACAATCAACTTTTGGAAGCACGTGCGGTGGTAGGTTTCTATCCTGCCAACGTGGAAGCCGATGATACCATAGAAGTCTATGCCGATGATTCACGTGAAAACATGCTCACGGAGTTCCACACGCTGCGGCAGCAGGGTAAGAAAGGCGGCAATGTGCCAAACCTGGCTTTTTCTGATTTTGTGGCGCCGAAAGAAACAGGCAAACAGGATTACATCGGCGGGTTTGTAGTTTCCACTGGCTTTGGTATTGAGAAGCTGGTAGAGAAGTACGAGGCTGACCACAATGACTACTTGTCCATCATGGTGAAAGCACTGGCCGACCGTTTAGCCGAAGCCTTTGCCGAACTGCTGCACGCCAAAGTTCGCAAGGAACTGTGGGGCTATGCACCGCAGGAAAACCTGGACAATGAGGGGCTAATTAAAGAGCAGTACCAGGGCATACGTCCTGCGCCAGGTTACCCTGGTTGTCCGGACCACACGGAGAAAATCACGCTGTTTAACCTGCTGAAGGCTGAAGAACAAACAGGCGTTATCCTGACCGAGAACCTGGCCATGTACCCGACAGCAGCAGTAAGCGGCTTATACTTCTCGCATCCGGAGTCGCGCTACTTTGGCCTGGGCAAGATAGGAGAAGACCAAGTGGCCGACATTGCGAAGCGCAAAAACATGCCAAAAGAAGAGCTGGAGCGCTGGTTGTCGCCGAACCTGAACTACGAACCGAAGCCAGTAGCACAACAGGCAGTTTAA
- the hemW gene encoding radical SAM family heme chaperone HemW, whose protein sequence is MAGIYLHIPFCKKACHYCDFHFSTSMGLKTTTIQAIARELELRQDYLQNQLVETIYFGGGTPSLLTREELQLLLQTIKRLFIVSDNAEITLEANPDDLSPAKLQELQATGINRLSIGLQSFHEPHLQLMNRAHTATESLQCVKDAQAAGFNNITVDLIYGIPAPDHSVWYEDLKTLFPLGVQHVSCYALTIEPGTAFGRWSQKGRFKPSEDDFTAQQFEILLEQMKQHGFAQYEISNFCQPGYESKHNSNYWRGVHYLGVGPSAHSFNGYSRQYNVANNKKYTEAINQDIVPFELEELSLADQANDYLLTTLRTIWGCDLSLLGSKYNYHVQATHATYLQELQEKELASIKDDILYLTDKGKLLADQITLELFVEEV, encoded by the coding sequence TTGGCCGGAATATACCTCCATATACCCTTTTGTAAGAAAGCCTGTCATTACTGCGACTTTCATTTCAGCACCTCCATGGGGCTGAAAACCACAACCATACAGGCTATTGCCCGCGAGCTGGAATTACGCCAGGATTACCTACAAAATCAGCTCGTAGAAACTATTTACTTTGGCGGCGGCACTCCATCTTTGCTCACACGGGAGGAGTTGCAGTTACTCCTGCAAACCATCAAGAGGCTGTTTATAGTTTCGGACAATGCAGAAATTACCTTAGAGGCTAATCCAGACGACCTGTCGCCAGCAAAACTGCAGGAGCTGCAGGCTACAGGCATCAACCGCCTGAGCATAGGATTGCAGTCGTTTCATGAGCCTCACCTGCAGTTGATGAACCGCGCCCATACCGCCACAGAGAGCCTTCAGTGCGTAAAGGATGCCCAGGCGGCAGGCTTTAATAACATCACAGTCGATCTTATTTATGGTATACCGGCCCCAGACCATAGCGTATGGTACGAGGACCTGAAAACGCTTTTCCCGCTAGGTGTACAGCATGTGTCCTGCTACGCGCTTACCATTGAGCCAGGCACAGCCTTCGGGCGCTGGAGCCAGAAAGGCCGTTTTAAGCCTTCTGAGGATGACTTCACGGCACAGCAGTTTGAGATTTTGTTGGAGCAAATGAAACAGCACGGTTTTGCGCAGTATGAGATATCCAACTTCTGCCAGCCGGGCTACGAATCGAAGCACAACAGCAACTACTGGCGAGGCGTGCATTACCTGGGCGTAGGACCAAGCGCGCATTCTTTTAACGGTTATAGCCGCCAATACAATGTAGCCAATAACAAGAAGTACACAGAGGCCATTAACCAAGACATTGTGCCGTTCGAGTTGGAAGAATTATCATTGGCTGATCAGGCTAACGATTACCTCCTGACGACCCTTCGCACTATCTGGGGCTGTGACCTAAGCCTTCTTGGCAGCAAGTATAACTATCATGTGCAGGCAACACATGCTACCTACCTGCAGGAGCTCCAGGAAAAGGAACTGGCAAGTATAAAAGATGATATACTGTACTTAACAGACAAAGGCAAGCTACTTGCCGACCAGATTACACTGGAGTTGTTTGTTGAGGAAGTATAA
- the lhgO gene encoding L-2-hydroxyglutarate oxidase has translation MSVKKYDTIVIGAGLVGLSVAYHLKQKNPDAKVLIIEKESSVAKHQSGNNSGVMHSGIYYAPGSLKAKNCIAGYNSLIEFADEHNIPYELCGKVIVATTPGEVNKLNDIYERGINNGLMNLRKLSSREEIQEIEPHCAGIKGIHVPQTGIIDYPKMADKLLDLYQNKYGGEAVFGEKVINIHTQRNMVLVETNKLSYMADNIVSCAGLFSDRVANMTEKENDLRIIPFRGEYYKLSKEKEHLVKTLIYPVPDPSFPFLGVHFTRMIRGGVEAGPNAVLAFKREGYKFQNFNLKDTKDTFTWPGFWKIAAKYGQTGLGEMYRSLSKAAFTKALQKLIPEVQENDLVEGGAGVRAQACDRNGKLIDDFDILKSRNIIHVRNAPSPAATSSLAIGKYIVNQLSGQEALV, from the coding sequence ATGTCAGTTAAAAAATACGATACTATTGTAATAGGAGCGGGCTTGGTCGGCCTCTCCGTCGCATACCATCTAAAGCAAAAGAACCCGGATGCCAAAGTCCTGATCATAGAGAAAGAAAGTAGTGTGGCCAAGCACCAGTCAGGAAACAACAGTGGTGTAATGCACAGCGGCATATACTATGCGCCAGGTAGCCTCAAGGCTAAGAACTGCATAGCCGGCTACAACTCTTTGATAGAGTTTGCCGATGAGCATAACATACCCTATGAGCTTTGTGGTAAAGTTATAGTAGCCACCACGCCAGGAGAGGTGAATAAGTTGAATGATATCTATGAAAGAGGTATCAACAACGGCTTGATGAACCTGAGAAAGCTGTCGTCTAGGGAGGAAATACAGGAAATAGAACCTCACTGTGCAGGCATCAAGGGCATCCATGTTCCACAAACGGGAATCATCGACTATCCTAAGATGGCTGATAAGCTACTGGATCTTTATCAGAATAAGTATGGAGGTGAGGCTGTCTTTGGGGAGAAGGTGATTAACATCCATACTCAAAGAAATATGGTGCTCGTAGAGACAAACAAGCTGTCCTACATGGCGGACAATATCGTAAGTTGTGCAGGTCTATTCTCAGACAGGGTGGCCAACATGACGGAGAAAGAGAACGATCTGCGTATCATTCCTTTTAGAGGGGAGTACTACAAACTAAGCAAGGAGAAAGAGCACCTGGTAAAAACTCTGATCTATCCTGTGCCAGACCCTAGCTTCCCTTTCCTGGGAGTGCACTTTACACGCATGATTCGCGGCGGTGTGGAGGCAGGGCCAAACGCTGTGCTAGCTTTCAAGCGGGAAGGGTATAAATTCCAGAACTTTAACCTAAAGGACACAAAAGATACCTTCACCTGGCCCGGGTTCTGGAAGATTGCGGCCAAATACGGGCAAACAGGCTTAGGAGAAATGTACAGGTCTTTATCGAAGGCTGCCTTTACAAAAGCGCTCCAAAAGTTGATTCCGGAAGTGCAGGAAAACGACTTGGTAGAAGGCGGAGCAGGTGTGAGAGCCCAGGCATGTGATCGAAACGGTAAGCTGATTGATGACTTTGATATTCTAAAGAGCAGAAACATTATTCATGTGCGTAACGCTCCTTCGCCTGCTGCAACATCCTCGCTGGCTATAGGCAAGTATATTGTAAACCAACTAAGCGGGCAGGAAGCACTGGTATAA
- the glf gene encoding UDP-galactopyranose mutase yields MFDYLIVGAGFAGSVLAERLASQLNKKVLIIDKRNHTGGNAYDHYNEEGILVHKYGPHIFHTNSKEAFEYLSQFTAWRPYEHRVLASVDGQLVPIPINLDTINKLYGLSLTTFDVEGFFSSVAENVASVRTSEDVVVSRVGRELYEKFFRNYTRKQWGVDPSELDKSVTSRVPVRTNRDDRYFTDTYQAMPLHGYTAMFEKLLAHPNIKIMLNTAYQDIVDMIPFREMIYTGPVDEYFGYRYGKLPYRSLEFKHETLDKPVHLPAAVVNYPNEHAYTRITEFKYLTGQQHLKTSIVYEYPQAEGDPYYPVPRPENAAIYNRYKKLADATPAVHFVGRLATYKYYNMDQVVAQALTLFRKLSAAKSVQATESTVQELNGSGKVWNDAITDISNNGVH; encoded by the coding sequence GGCGGCAACGCATACGACCACTACAATGAGGAAGGAATATTGGTGCACAAGTATGGGCCGCACATCTTCCATACCAACTCCAAAGAAGCTTTTGAGTACCTGTCGCAATTCACTGCCTGGCGCCCTTATGAGCACCGGGTGTTGGCAAGTGTAGACGGGCAACTGGTGCCAATCCCAATCAATTTAGACACTATCAACAAATTATATGGTCTTAGCCTGACTACCTTTGATGTTGAAGGCTTTTTCAGCTCTGTAGCGGAGAATGTAGCGTCTGTACGCACTTCGGAGGACGTGGTGGTGAGCAGGGTGGGACGGGAGCTATACGAGAAGTTCTTCCGCAATTATACGCGCAAGCAGTGGGGTGTGGACCCATCAGAATTAGACAAGTCAGTTACCTCGCGGGTACCGGTGCGCACTAATCGCGACGACCGTTACTTTACCGACACCTATCAAGCCATGCCGTTGCACGGGTACACAGCCATGTTCGAAAAACTCCTGGCGCACCCCAACATCAAGATTATGCTTAATACTGCTTATCAAGATATCGTGGATATGATCCCGTTTCGGGAGATGATCTACACCGGGCCGGTAGATGAGTACTTTGGCTACCGTTACGGCAAGCTACCTTACCGCTCGCTGGAGTTCAAGCATGAAACGCTAGATAAGCCTGTGCACTTACCTGCCGCCGTAGTTAACTACCCGAACGAACACGCCTATACCCGTATCACAGAGTTTAAATACCTGACAGGGCAGCAGCACCTTAAGACCAGCATCGTGTATGAGTACCCACAGGCTGAGGGAGATCCTTATTACCCCGTACCTCGACCTGAGAATGCAGCGATCTACAACAGGTACAAGAAGCTGGCTGATGCCACACCTGCCGTGCATTTTGTGGGCCGGCTAGCCACCTACAAATACTATAACATGGACCAGGTAGTGGCGCAGGCACTCACGCTCTTCAGGAAGCTCTCCGCTGCAAAGTCAGTTCAGGCTACAGAGAGCACTGTACAAGAACTAAACGGATCTGGCAAAGTATGGAATGACGCCATAACAGACATCAGCAACAATGGAGTTCACTGA
- a CDS encoding BamA/OMP85 family outer membrane protein, which produces MYKIAAFLFCMVLWLPQLWAQEAPPQPVPVVKQEQKKQPEKQPEKAPANKVQLQVKAIEPAGGQVLKRYNFRETLADSAEALKEVRALIYRLQQDAYLLTSADSLYFSRDTLHVKLHVGQPFEWAQLRNGNIGEGLLVESGFREKFYRGVPFKPVEFVRLQQRILDYAERNGYPFASVWLDSVTIEDNKVAATLMLDKAFVVTYDTLEIVGKTKTQPKFLMRYLQLLPGQLYNQDQVNASQRMLTQLPYIKASRAPQVRFVSDKAKVHYFLEDRQANQLDGVVGFLPDPNRENKLLITGEANVNIRNIRGSGKQLGLQWRRVSAGSVILNGEYLHPNLLGSPFEAGTKFSLLKQDSTFITVQPRLQLGYYTLKYGKFSVFTEWRNSRILSEVSPQKLQQLELSDAQTTSYGLNYLWNNLDDFYFPRRGRLLELQFAAGTKKLLRNAELEKSFYDALDMKASQLSVSLRFENFLRLGKNSALLTRLRGEALFSDHIFLNDMYRLGGLASLRGFDDFFFYASSYAVSTLEYRLFTAADSYALLFYDQGYYRSDLERSFKDDYPFGVGAGISFSTGAGIFQLVYSLGQSEQQPLSFKYSKIHFGITSKF; this is translated from the coding sequence ATGTACAAAATAGCTGCCTTCTTATTTTGCATGGTGCTTTGGCTACCGCAGTTGTGGGCCCAGGAGGCTCCGCCACAGCCTGTGCCTGTTGTAAAGCAGGAGCAGAAAAAGCAACCCGAGAAGCAGCCGGAAAAAGCCCCAGCCAACAAGGTGCAGTTGCAGGTGAAGGCCATAGAGCCAGCTGGAGGACAGGTGCTCAAGAGGTATAACTTCCGGGAAACGCTTGCCGACTCTGCAGAGGCGCTAAAGGAGGTGCGGGCGTTGATATACCGGCTGCAGCAGGATGCTTACCTGCTTACCTCTGCCGATAGCTTATACTTCTCTCGCGATACGCTCCACGTGAAACTTCATGTAGGTCAACCATTTGAGTGGGCGCAGCTTCGTAACGGGAATATTGGTGAAGGGCTTCTGGTGGAGTCTGGATTCAGGGAGAAGTTTTACCGTGGCGTACCCTTCAAGCCTGTTGAGTTTGTGCGGTTGCAACAGCGTATTCTTGATTATGCCGAGCGCAACGGCTACCCTTTTGCCTCAGTTTGGCTAGATTCGGTTACTATAGAAGACAATAAGGTGGCTGCCACCCTGATGCTGGACAAAGCTTTTGTCGTGACTTATGACACCTTGGAGATTGTTGGTAAAACTAAAACGCAGCCAAAGTTCCTGATGCGCTATTTACAGCTGTTGCCGGGCCAGCTCTACAATCAGGACCAGGTAAACGCATCGCAACGGATGCTGACGCAGCTTCCTTACATAAAAGCTTCCCGTGCCCCACAAGTACGGTTTGTTAGCGATAAGGCCAAAGTGCATTATTTCCTGGAGGATCGACAGGCAAACCAGCTAGACGGAGTAGTAGGCTTTCTGCCTGACCCAAACCGGGAAAATAAACTGCTGATTACCGGAGAAGCTAACGTGAATATCCGCAACATCCGGGGTTCTGGTAAGCAGCTGGGTTTACAATGGCGGCGGGTAAGTGCTGGGTCTGTTATACTAAATGGGGAGTACCTGCACCCTAACCTGCTGGGCAGCCCGTTTGAGGCCGGCACCAAGTTTAGCTTGCTCAAACAAGACTCCACGTTTATTACTGTGCAACCAAGGCTACAGCTAGGGTATTATACTTTGAAATATGGCAAGTTTAGCGTGTTCACTGAGTGGCGTAATTCACGCATCCTTTCTGAAGTTAGCCCACAAAAGCTACAGCAGCTAGAGCTATCTGATGCCCAAACTACCTCCTATGGTCTAAACTATCTCTGGAATAACCTGGATGATTTTTACTTTCCGAGGCGTGGCCGCCTGTTGGAGCTGCAGTTTGCTGCCGGTACAAAGAAGCTACTGCGCAATGCTGAGCTGGAGAAGAGTTTTTATGATGCACTGGACATGAAGGCATCTCAGTTAAGTGTTAGTCTGCGCTTTGAGAACTTCCTGCGTCTGGGCAAAAACAGCGCCTTGCTTACAAGGCTACGTGGGGAGGCGCTCTTCAGTGATCACATCTTCCTGAACGACATGTACAGGCTGGGTGGCTTGGCTTCCTTGCGCGGCTTCGACGACTTTTTCTTCTATGCTTCGAGCTATGCTGTAAGTACGCTGGAGTATCGCCTCTTCACCGCTGCCGACTCCTATGCGCTGCTTTTCTATGACCAAGGCTACTACCGCAGCGATTTGGAACGGTCTTTTAAGGATGATTACCCGTTTGGCGTAGGAGCAGGTATAAGTTTCAGCACAGGTGCAGGCATCTTCCAACTGGTTTACTCGCTTGGCCAATCAGAACAACAACCTTTATCTTTTAAGTATTCTAAGATTCACTTTGGGATAACCAGTAAATTTTAA
- the metF gene encoding methylenetetrahydrofolate reductase [NAD(P)H] has protein sequence MKVTDHFNNANGKTLFTFEILPPLKGENMKTLFNHIDPLMEFNPPFIDVTYHREEYVYKQRENGLLEKRSTRKRPGTVGICAAIQNNYKVDTVPHLICGGFNKEETENALIDLHFLGIDNVLVLRGDCVKSEQRFVAEAGGHNYASELIEQVVDMNNGRYLDDEQLNNNGTDFCIGVAGYPEKHFEAPNLRSDLRWLKKKIELGANYIVTQMFFDNQKYFDFVKLCREEGIDVPIIPGLKPLTTKTQLSLLPSLFHIDIPCDLADAVEACADNKAAAEVGVEWAIQQSKELMEFGVPCLHYYSMGKSGSVRKVAEALF, from the coding sequence ATGAAAGTAACGGACCACTTCAATAACGCCAACGGGAAGACCTTATTCACTTTTGAGATACTGCCTCCGCTGAAGGGAGAAAACATGAAGACTCTATTCAACCACATTGACCCGTTGATGGAGTTTAACCCGCCGTTTATCGACGTGACATACCACCGCGAGGAGTATGTGTACAAGCAGCGGGAAAATGGCCTGTTGGAAAAACGCTCCACCAGAAAACGCCCGGGTACGGTGGGTATTTGTGCGGCCATCCAAAACAATTACAAAGTAGACACTGTGCCGCATCTGATTTGCGGGGGCTTTAACAAAGAAGAAACAGAGAATGCCCTTATCGACCTGCACTTTCTGGGTATAGATAATGTGCTGGTGCTGCGCGGCGACTGCGTGAAAAGCGAGCAGCGTTTTGTGGCAGAGGCAGGCGGACATAACTACGCTTCCGAACTAATAGAGCAGGTGGTAGATATGAACAATGGCCGCTATCTGGATGATGAGCAACTGAACAACAATGGCACCGATTTCTGCATCGGAGTGGCTGGCTACCCTGAAAAGCACTTTGAGGCGCCAAATCTGAGGTCGGACCTGCGCTGGCTGAAGAAGAAAATTGAGCTGGGCGCAAATTACATCGTTACGCAGATGTTTTTCGACAACCAGAAGTACTTCGATTTTGTGAAGCTGTGCCGCGAGGAAGGTATTGACGTGCCCATTATTCCAGGGCTAAAGCCGTTGACAACTAAAACACAGCTGTCGCTGTTGCCAAGCCTCTTCCACATAGACATTCCGTGCGATTTGGCTGATGCCGTGGAGGCCTGCGCAGATAACAAGGCCGCCGCCGAAGTAGGCGTAGAATGGGCAATACAGCAGTCAAAAGAGCTGATGGAGTTTGGCGTACCATGCCTGCACTACTACTCAATGGGTAAGTCTGGCTCAGTAAGAAAAGTGGCAGAAGCCTTATTTTAG
- a CDS encoding cyclase family protein: protein MTTATITYLDQTYSFNPLEPQDISMPLHNGQPQPECFWAEPVAFDVIRVGDFVGSVAEGGNTNYKRVHVTPHGNGTHTECYGHISPDESATIHNCLKRFLFVAQLITVTPRQQENGDEVVMLEDVLSQLQEIKPEAVILRTLPNTDAKLTRHYSGTNPPYLDYHIGEYLAEQGIQHLLLDLPSVDRESDEGKLLCHHAFWQYPHNTRSSATITELIFAPQHISDGLYLLNLQIASLQLDASPSKPVLYRLQQL, encoded by the coding sequence ATGACAACAGCCACTATCACTTACCTGGATCAGACCTACTCTTTTAACCCACTGGAGCCACAGGACATTTCGATGCCCCTGCATAACGGGCAGCCACAGCCGGAGTGCTTCTGGGCAGAGCCGGTTGCGTTCGATGTAATCAGGGTAGGGGACTTTGTCGGAAGTGTGGCAGAAGGAGGCAACACAAATTATAAGCGCGTACACGTAACACCCCACGGCAACGGCACTCACACCGAGTGCTACGGACATATATCTCCCGACGAAAGTGCTACCATTCATAATTGCCTGAAGCGTTTTTTATTTGTGGCGCAGCTTATCACTGTTACACCCAGGCAGCAGGAAAACGGAGACGAAGTAGTGATGCTAGAGGATGTACTAAGCCAACTGCAGGAGATAAAGCCAGAGGCAGTTATACTTCGCACGCTGCCCAATACGGATGCTAAACTTACCCGCCACTACTCTGGCACTAATCCACCTTACCTGGACTACCACATTGGTGAGTACTTGGCAGAGCAAGGTATACAGCACCTGCTGCTCGACCTGCCCTCGGTAGACAGGGAATCGGATGAAGGCAAACTCTTGTGCCACCACGCCTTCTGGCAGTACCCGCACAATACCCGCAGCAGTGCCACCATCACCGAACTGATCTTTGCTCCACAGCACATTTCGGACGGTTTATACTTGCTGAACCTGCAAATCGCCAGCCTGCAGCTAGATGCCAGCCCCAGCAAACCAGTACTGTACCGACTGCAGCAGCTATAA